A genomic window from Litoreibacter janthinus includes:
- a CDS encoding universal stress protein, with protein sequence MYSRILVPVVFDPDHTPDAALEVAKAIADKDARVTILHVIEELPSYASRYVSGDFIEKSREDVRARLNEIASMVPGGEAMVVTGHSARTILEWADTHGNDCIIVSSHKPGVQDYFLGGTAARVVRYAQCAVHVVR encoded by the coding sequence ATGTATTCCCGAATCCTTGTTCCCGTCGTTTTCGATCCCGATCACACACCCGACGCGGCCCTAGAGGTCGCCAAGGCGATTGCTGACAAAGACGCACGGGTCACCATTCTTCACGTCATTGAAGAGCTTCCCAGCTACGCGTCGCGTTACGTGTCCGGTGACTTTATCGAGAAGAGCCGAGAGGACGTGAGAGCTCGCCTGAATGAAATTGCCAGTATGGTCCCGGGCGGGGAGGCGATGGTTGTCACAGGCCACTCCGCACGCACCATCCTTGAATGGGCCGACACCCATGGGAACGACTGCATCATCGTGTCCTCCCACAAGCCGGGCGTTCAGGATTATTTCTTAGGGGGCACTGCTGCGCGTGTCGTACGATATGCTCAATGCGCGGTCCATGTGGTCCGCTAA
- the dacB gene encoding D-alanyl-D-alanine carboxypeptidase/D-alanyl-D-alanine endopeptidase, whose protein sequence is MKKAAITRFGRRAVLGFLMFGVADIALANAPSASLRPLRKPADAPKRVVRGADSLVSEAKLGGKVSFVVADARTGQVLEAHNPLVAQPPASVAKAITTLFALDRLGAGKRFKTQLLATGPVQNGALAGDLVLKGGGDPTLSTDDLFEMAGRLKTAGVRSVQGKLRVYGGMTVIDEIDADQPEHVGYNPAIAGLNLNFNRVYLEWKRTGGGYAVSMDARSNKIRPGVGFAKTTVASRALPIFKYSGQGGRDNWSVASKALGKGGGRWLPVRRPEIYAGDVLQTVARSHGIKLPFPVKASTAPRGQVLVEHISPELRLIARDMLRFSTNLTAEVLGLQASRASSLRASARTMSDWLRSEYGVKKAKFVDHSGLGDASKISAREMVTALVGAGANGPLRAILKSIPIRGGDNKVIENSPIKVVAKTGTLNFVSALAGYIRTPDGRDLAFAIFMSDVPRRNALKKSERESPRGGRSWNGRAKKLQSQLINRWAVMHGA, encoded by the coding sequence ATGAAGAAAGCTGCAATCACGAGATTTGGTCGACGCGCCGTTCTGGGTTTTTTGATGTTCGGTGTTGCGGACATCGCCTTGGCGAACGCGCCCTCAGCATCGCTGCGTCCACTGCGCAAGCCCGCTGACGCGCCGAAACGCGTGGTCCGAGGTGCCGATTCCTTGGTGTCGGAAGCAAAGCTCGGCGGCAAGGTCAGCTTTGTGGTGGCAGATGCGCGTACGGGGCAAGTTCTGGAGGCGCACAATCCGCTGGTCGCACAACCGCCCGCGAGCGTTGCGAAAGCCATCACGACTCTTTTCGCACTCGACCGATTGGGTGCGGGCAAGCGGTTCAAAACCCAGCTTCTTGCGACGGGCCCCGTTCAAAATGGGGCTTTGGCAGGGGATTTAGTTCTGAAAGGGGGCGGCGATCCGACGCTGAGTACGGACGATCTGTTTGAGATGGCAGGCCGCCTGAAGACCGCAGGCGTCCGATCCGTGCAGGGGAAACTCCGTGTATACGGCGGGATGACGGTCATCGACGAGATCGATGCAGACCAGCCGGAGCATGTGGGGTACAATCCCGCGATTGCCGGCCTGAATTTGAATTTCAACCGAGTCTACCTTGAATGGAAACGCACGGGTGGCGGTTATGCTGTCTCTATGGATGCGCGATCAAATAAAATTCGGCCTGGTGTCGGGTTTGCTAAAACGACGGTGGCATCAAGGGCACTGCCTATATTCAAGTATTCTGGCCAAGGCGGGCGCGATAATTGGAGCGTGGCCAGCAAGGCGCTTGGTAAAGGCGGCGGACGTTGGCTTCCTGTGCGGCGGCCGGAAATCTACGCTGGTGATGTGTTACAGACCGTAGCCCGATCCCATGGCATCAAGTTGCCGTTTCCCGTGAAAGCCAGCACCGCGCCGCGCGGTCAGGTGCTTGTGGAACACATAAGTCCCGAATTGCGCCTGATCGCCCGCGATATGCTGCGGTTCTCGACGAACCTAACAGCGGAGGTTCTGGGACTGCAGGCGAGCCGTGCCAGCAGTCTTCGAGCATCAGCGCGAACGATGAGCGATTGGTTGCGGTCGGAATACGGCGTCAAGAAAGCGAAATTCGTGGATCATTCCGGACTTGGGGATGCGTCGAAAATCAGTGCGAGAGAAATGGTCACGGCATTGGTCGGAGCAGGCGCAAATGGGCCTTTGCGCGCGATCTTGAAGTCGATTCCAATTCGTGGCGGTGACAACAAGGTCATCGAAAACAGCCCCATCAAGGTCGTTGCAAAGACGGGGACGCTAAATTTCGTAAGCGCATTGGCTGGCTATATCCGCACACCAGACGGGCGCGACTTGGCTTTTGCGATTTTCATGTCTGATGTCCCCCGCCGCAATGCCCTAAAAAAATCCGAGAGAGAATCTCCGCGCGGTGGACGTTCTTGGAACGGTCGGGCGAAGAAACTGCAATCGCAGCTGATCAACCGATGGGCCGTCATGCATGGCGCTTAG
- a CDS encoding tellurite resistance TerB family protein: MTLDTATLSPQDALVAIMIAISMSDENVRTAELVAIEQAVNYLPIFAGYDVDRIKKVSQITTDLFEEEDGLDALFGMIRAALPEHLYETAYAFACDVAAADGALYQPELRLLEEIRYELKIDRLHAAAIERGARARHLTN; this comes from the coding sequence ATGACCCTTGATACCGCAACTTTGTCCCCGCAAGACGCGCTTGTTGCCATAATGATCGCCATTTCAATGTCGGATGAGAATGTCCGCACGGCAGAGTTGGTAGCCATCGAACAAGCGGTGAACTACCTCCCGATCTTTGCTGGCTACGATGTTGATCGCATCAAAAAGGTATCCCAAATCACGACCGACCTCTTCGAAGAAGAAGATGGGCTGGACGCTCTGTTTGGTATGATCCGGGCTGCCCTACCTGAGCACTTGTATGAAACCGCCTATGCGTTCGCGTGCGATGTGGCTGCAGCAGACGGGGCGTTGTACCAGCCGGAACTGCGTCTTTTGGAAGAGATCCGGTATGAACTTAAGATCGACCGCCTTCATGCCGCGGCGATTGAGCGCGGCGCGCGTGCTCGGCATCTGACAAACTGA
- a CDS encoding lysine--tRNA ligase, which yields MTDMRDAGMTSKAWPFVEARSLLKRYEKAEPEKGYVLFETGYGPSGLPHIGTFGEVARTTMIRRAFEVISDIPTRMICFSDDVDGMRKVPGNVPNPEQLEQYLQLPLTKVPDPFGEYESFGHHNNAMLRRFLDTFGFEYEFISATEFYASGQFDEVLLRACEKYDDIMKVMLKSLREERRETYSIFLPIHPETGRVMYVPMKKVDAAKGEITFDDEDGKEWTLPVTGGNVKLQWKPDFGARWAALDVDFEMYGKDHSTNTPIYDRICEILGGRKPEHFTYELFLDADGHKISKSSGNGVSIDEWLTYASSESLSYFMYQKPKTAKRMHFDVIPKAMDEYHQQLRAYVDQDAVARANNPVFHIHGADVPESKMVVPFSMLLNLASVANAEEKDQLWGFIQRYAPEATPETHADLDQAAGFAVRYFNDFVKPAKVFRLPTDLEREALLDLRGQLVEWDGGLDAEALQSVVFACGRERFDPLRDWFKALYEVLLGASQGPRFGGFIALYGVEETIALIDDALAGKLAG from the coding sequence ATGACGGATATGCGTGACGCTGGAATGACCTCTAAAGCTTGGCCTTTTGTCGAGGCGCGCTCGCTGCTCAAGCGGTATGAGAAGGCGGAACCGGAAAAGGGCTACGTGTTGTTCGAGACCGGCTATGGCCCTTCTGGTCTGCCACATATCGGGACTTTTGGCGAAGTTGCGCGCACGACGATGATCCGCCGCGCATTCGAGGTGATTTCAGACATTCCGACCCGCATGATCTGCTTCTCTGACGATGTGGACGGGATGCGCAAGGTTCCTGGCAACGTGCCGAACCCTGAGCAGCTGGAGCAGTACCTGCAATTACCGCTGACAAAAGTGCCCGATCCGTTCGGTGAGTATGAAAGTTTCGGTCACCATAACAACGCGATGCTGCGACGGTTCTTGGATACGTTCGGCTTTGAGTACGAATTCATCTCGGCCACGGAATTCTACGCGTCTGGTCAGTTTGATGAGGTGCTGCTGCGCGCCTGCGAGAAGTATGACGACATCATGAAGGTGATGCTGAAATCCCTGCGCGAAGAGCGTCGGGAGACCTACTCGATCTTCCTGCCGATCCATCCGGAAACCGGCCGCGTGATGTATGTTCCGATGAAGAAGGTCGACGCAGCGAAGGGTGAAATCACCTTTGACGACGAAGACGGCAAGGAATGGACGCTTCCGGTAACTGGCGGCAACGTGAAGCTGCAATGGAAACCGGATTTTGGTGCGCGGTGGGCCGCACTGGACGTCGACTTCGAGATGTATGGCAAAGACCATTCGACCAACACACCGATTTACGACCGCATTTGCGAGATTTTGGGTGGGCGTAAGCCAGAACATTTCACCTATGAATTGTTCCTCGATGCAGACGGGCACAAGATTTCTAAATCTTCCGGCAATGGCGTGTCGATTGACGAGTGGCTGACTTATGCGTCGTCGGAGTCGCTGTCCTATTTCATGTACCAAAAGCCCAAAACCGCCAAACGGATGCATTTCGATGTGATCCCGAAAGCGATGGACGAATATCATCAGCAGTTGCGGGCTTATGTGGATCAAGACGCCGTAGCGCGGGCAAACAATCCTGTGTTTCATATTCACGGTGCCGACGTGCCAGAGAGCAAAATGGTGGTTCCGTTCTCGATGCTGCTGAACCTTGCCTCGGTGGCGAACGCCGAGGAAAAAGACCAGCTTTGGGGCTTTATCCAACGCTATGCGCCTGAGGCGACGCCCGAGACACATGCTGACTTGGATCAAGCTGCTGGCTTTGCCGTGCGATACTTCAACGACTTCGTGAAACCCGCCAAGGTGTTCCGTTTGCCCACCGATCTGGAACGCGAGGCGTTGTTGGACCTGCGTGGCCAACTGGTGGAGTGGGACGGCGGTTTGGACGCAGAAGCGCTGCAATCGGTGGTCTTTGCCTGTGGACGAGAACGGTTCGATCCGCTGCGTGATTGGTTCAAGGCGCTGTATGAAGTGTTACTTGGTGCCTCTCAAGGCCCGCGGTTTGGCGGGTTCATCGCGCTTTACGGTGTGGAGGAAACTATCGCGCTGATTGATGATGCTTTGGCCGGTAAGCTGGCGGGATAA
- a CDS encoding glycosyl hydrolase family 28-related protein, producing the protein MNKAITDGLLLTPPPFANGLDVWSRGDGTPGTATYDGFATAAYVPADQDFGGCLEILKTENTQRLRYMGETPLLPGCYLQIKARVKAISGNLPAVRIAAFAGGAGGATVGGVQTQGPTVSLSSYGDVVEVTAIVGGGSRTGVDLSWGNSALYGHFGIDLTGSNGGVVRIDDIQIEDVTGAFLRTMMDWVDVKDFGAIGDGVTDNTAAFEAADAAADGREVLVSDGVFHLANNVTFESRVRFQGTVTMPDDKYLALSQNFDFDHYAAAFGDEELAFRKAFQALLKQSSHDSLDLCGRSIGLRGPVDMHAAVPDVSSFTSRRVIRNGQLDAISDPAWTTGTASSTGTYSTSQPYRLSNVANVANIEIGSLVSGNGVGREVYVTSKNVGAQTLTLSQQLYDAVGTQNYSFKRFRYMLDFSGFQKLSQFNIADVDIKADGVASCVLLPPAGLIWHLRDCFFNEPKDRALTSIGLACQGMMIDRCQFISSEQSLAATARTSIGFNINANDAKIRENRCIRMGAFAVIHGSGHMLLGNHWFHGDDLNNAPRVAGLILTKPSSKIVINGNYSDNNYIEWNNEHDALPNFSSELSFGALSIVGNIFTAIGAASYFRFIVIKPYGVGHFVNGLNVSGNTFKVTNGNIDRVDKTDDSIAPLDTSRFRNINWTGNSYHAINQWTQSPVMLSFSESSVAETWSCDFSDWLPFGGRARNVTDVTPVGALRNANNVKQFVTHYTDPEEGSGGGSVDIIWETAVKGKVNVTARVDNPY; encoded by the coding sequence ATGAACAAAGCGATTACCGATGGGCTGCTGTTGACGCCGCCCCCATTTGCGAACGGTTTGGATGTATGGTCGCGTGGCGACGGCACACCCGGCACGGCTACGTATGACGGCTTTGCGACTGCAGCTTACGTTCCGGCGGATCAAGATTTTGGCGGTTGTCTTGAGATTCTGAAAACCGAAAACACCCAACGCTTGCGATACATGGGCGAAACACCTTTGCTACCGGGCTGCTATTTGCAAATTAAAGCGCGCGTCAAGGCGATTTCGGGCAATCTACCAGCCGTCAGAATCGCAGCTTTTGCAGGTGGTGCAGGCGGTGCGACAGTTGGCGGAGTTCAGACCCAAGGGCCAACGGTTTCACTCAGCAGCTATGGCGACGTTGTAGAAGTCACCGCAATCGTTGGTGGGGGATCGCGCACCGGCGTAGACCTGAGCTGGGGGAATTCGGCGCTTTATGGGCATTTTGGTATCGATCTGACTGGCTCAAACGGCGGCGTCGTACGCATCGATGACATCCAGATCGAGGACGTGACGGGTGCCTTTCTGCGCACTATGATGGACTGGGTCGACGTCAAGGACTTTGGCGCGATCGGAGATGGCGTCACGGACAATACAGCCGCGTTCGAAGCCGCGGATGCGGCGGCAGACGGCCGCGAGGTCTTGGTGTCGGACGGAGTGTTCCATCTGGCAAACAACGTAACCTTCGAAAGCCGCGTTCGCTTTCAAGGCACAGTGACAATGCCAGACGACAAGTATCTGGCATTGTCGCAAAACTTCGATTTCGACCATTACGCCGCCGCGTTCGGCGATGAGGAGTTGGCGTTTCGGAAAGCGTTCCAAGCCCTTTTGAAGCAGTCGAGCCATGACAGTCTTGATTTGTGTGGACGTTCGATCGGGTTACGTGGCCCTGTAGATATGCATGCAGCCGTTCCTGACGTGTCGTCCTTCACATCGCGTCGAGTTATTCGGAATGGTCAACTCGATGCGATCAGCGACCCAGCTTGGACCACTGGGACAGCTTCGTCGACCGGCACATATTCGACATCGCAGCCATACAGGCTAAGCAATGTGGCCAACGTTGCAAATATCGAGATCGGAAGCCTTGTTAGTGGCAATGGTGTTGGTCGGGAAGTCTATGTCACAAGCAAGAATGTCGGAGCGCAGACACTAACCCTGAGCCAACAGCTTTACGACGCGGTGGGCACGCAGAACTACAGCTTCAAGCGCTTCCGTTACATGCTGGATTTCAGCGGGTTCCAGAAGCTATCGCAGTTCAATATCGCTGACGTTGATATCAAAGCGGATGGTGTGGCGAGTTGCGTATTGCTACCTCCAGCCGGACTCATCTGGCACTTGCGTGACTGCTTCTTTAACGAACCAAAGGATCGCGCGCTCACTTCGATTGGCTTGGCGTGCCAAGGGATGATGATTGACAGGTGTCAGTTCATCTCAAGCGAGCAATCTTTGGCCGCGACGGCTAGAACCTCCATCGGGTTCAACATCAACGCAAATGATGCGAAAATCCGCGAAAATCGTTGCATCCGGATGGGCGCGTTCGCCGTGATTCATGGCTCTGGGCATATGCTTTTGGGCAACCATTGGTTTCACGGCGATGATCTAAACAACGCGCCAAGAGTTGCTGGGCTGATCTTGACCAAACCGTCTTCGAAGATCGTCATCAATGGCAATTACAGCGACAACAACTACATCGAGTGGAATAACGAGCACGACGCGCTCCCCAACTTCTCAAGCGAGTTGAGTTTCGGGGCGCTGTCGATAGTCGGCAACATATTTACCGCAATCGGTGCTGCCTCTTACTTCCGGTTCATCGTAATCAAGCCCTATGGCGTTGGGCATTTTGTGAACGGGCTGAATGTGTCTGGCAATACGTTCAAGGTCACAAACGGGAATATCGATCGTGTCGACAAGACGGATGACAGTATCGCTCCGCTAGACACAAGCCGGTTCCGCAATATCAACTGGACCGGCAATTCCTATCACGCGATCAATCAATGGACGCAAAGCCCCGTAATGCTGTCGTTCAGCGAAAGCAGTGTTGCCGAAACTTGGAGTTGCGACTTTTCGGACTGGTTGCCGTTTGGCGGTCGGGCGCGGAATGTGACGGATGTCACCCCTGTGGGGGCGTTGCGGAATGCCAACAACGTCAAGCAATTCGTTACACATTACACGGACCCGGAAGAGGGCAGCGGCGGCGGCTCGGTTGACATCATTTGGGAAACTGCAGTGAAGGGCAAAGTGAACGTCACCGCGCGCGTTGATAACCCTTACTAG
- a CDS encoding DUF4864 domain-containing protein, producing MRFLFAALAAMFVAHSALAEDRVAGIETTIQGQVDAFLAEDASAAFSFASPNIKRLFGTPERFGLMVRNGYPMVWAPSKVRFLELRRQGQLLFQKVLFVDQNGAPHVLEYNMMQTENGWLIDGVEYLAAPPVGV from the coding sequence ATGCGGTTTTTGTTTGCAGCTCTAGCAGCGATGTTTGTGGCACATTCGGCCTTAGCCGAAGACCGCGTTGCGGGTATTGAGACGACCATTCAAGGCCAAGTTGATGCCTTTTTGGCGGAAGATGCCTCTGCCGCGTTTTCCTTTGCATCGCCAAATATCAAGCGCTTGTTCGGCACGCCGGAGCGGTTTGGCTTGATGGTGAGGAACGGCTACCCGATGGTTTGGGCACCTTCCAAAGTTCGGTTCCTTGAGTTGCGCCGGCAAGGGCAACTATTGTTTCAGAAGGTCCTGTTCGTCGATCAAAATGGCGCGCCGCATGTGCTCGAATACAACATGATGCAAACAGAGAATGGCTGGTTGATCGACGGTGTCGAATATCTGGCCGCGCCGCCGGTCGGAGTTTGA
- a CDS encoding antibiotic biosynthesis monooxygenase family protein, translating to MTKISKQAQCQTVITTFEMTPGTCQDLLDELTAAYAEFISSQPGFISAALHVNDAQTRIANYSQWEKREDFQAMLRTDEMRKRNRVISGLCKSFEPVMYDVVEGF from the coding sequence ATGACCAAGATTTCCAAACAAGCGCAGTGCCAGACGGTAATCACCACGTTCGAGATGACGCCGGGCACCTGTCAGGATTTGCTGGACGAGCTGACCGCGGCCTACGCAGAGTTTATCTCTAGCCAGCCGGGTTTCATCTCGGCGGCGCTGCATGTGAACGACGCGCAGACGCGGATCGCGAACTATTCCCAATGGGAGAAGCGCGAGGACTTTCAGGCGATGCTGCGCACCGACGAAATGCGCAAACGCAACCGCGTGATCAGCGGGCTGTGCAAGAGCTTCGAGCCGGTGATGTATGACGTGGTGGAGGGTTTTTGA
- the uvrB gene encoding excinuclease ABC subunit UvrB codes for MHNNSPESMPQQLPILSNPAPDVKTRDKLEGGIKFRLDTEFEPAGDQPTAIRELKAGILGGERDQVLLGATGTGKTFTMAKLIEETNRPAIILAPNKTLAAQLYGEFKGFFPDNAVEYFVSYYDYYQPEAYVARSDTFIEKESQINEQIDRMRHSATRALLERDDVIIVASVSCIYGIGSVETYGAMTQDLHAGQEYDQRKVMADLIAQAYKRNDQAFQRGTFRVRGDSLEIWPAHLDDRAWRLSFFGEELEKIVEFDPLTGKKTDDFERVRIYANSHYVTPRPTMQQAIKGIKAELAMRLKQLVDDGKLLEAQRLEQRCNFDLEMLEATGVCNGIENYSRYLTGRAPGEPPPTLFEFIPDNAIVFADESHVSVPQIGGMYKGDYRRKFTLAEHGFRLPSCMDNRPLKFEEWDAMRPQSVFVSATPAAWEIEQSGGVFVEQVIRPTGLLDPIIEIRPVETQVDDVMDEIRKVTAKGMRTLVTTLTKRMAEDLTEFLHENGIKVRYMHSDIDTIERIEILRDLRLGAFDVLIGINLLREGLDIPECGLVAILDADKEGFLRSETSLIQTIGRAARNADGRVIMYADRITGSMERAMGETDRRRAKQIAYNEKHGITPATVKKNVEDILAGLYKGDVDMNRVTAKIDAPLAGANLQAVLDGLRTDMRKAAENLEFEEAARLRDEVKRLETVDLVISDDPLARQYAVEKAVADGQKMSGRSTAGRPGQRGGVKGRGRGK; via the coding sequence ATGCACAATAACTCCCCTGAATCGATGCCTCAGCAGCTACCGATCCTGTCCAATCCGGCACCGGATGTGAAAACTCGCGACAAGCTGGAAGGCGGGATCAAGTTCCGTCTGGATACCGAGTTCGAGCCAGCAGGCGACCAGCCTACAGCAATTCGCGAGTTGAAAGCGGGGATTTTGGGCGGGGAGCGCGACCAAGTCCTGCTTGGCGCAACCGGGACGGGCAAGACGTTCACGATGGCGAAGCTCATCGAGGAGACCAATCGCCCCGCGATCATCCTTGCCCCGAACAAAACTCTGGCCGCACAGCTTTACGGTGAGTTTAAAGGCTTCTTCCCTGACAATGCCGTCGAGTATTTCGTCAGCTATTACGACTACTACCAGCCCGAGGCCTATGTTGCGCGGTCTGACACCTTTATCGAGAAGGAAAGCCAGATCAACGAGCAGATCGACCGCATGCGCCACTCTGCCACCCGTGCGCTGCTGGAGCGCGACGATGTGATCATCGTGGCCTCGGTCTCCTGTATCTACGGCATTGGCTCTGTAGAAACCTATGGCGCCATGACCCAAGACCTTCATGCCGGTCAGGAATACGATCAACGCAAGGTCATGGCCGACCTGATCGCGCAGGCTTACAAGCGTAACGACCAAGCCTTCCAGCGCGGCACGTTCCGAGTGCGTGGCGACAGTCTGGAAATCTGGCCCGCCCACCTTGACGATCGCGCGTGGCGGCTTTCGTTCTTCGGCGAAGAGCTTGAGAAGATTGTCGAGTTCGACCCACTCACCGGTAAAAAAACCGACGATTTCGAACGGGTCCGTATCTATGCGAACTCCCACTATGTGACCCCGCGCCCGACGATGCAGCAGGCCATTAAGGGCATCAAAGCTGAACTGGCGATGCGGCTGAAGCAACTCGTTGATGATGGCAAATTGCTAGAAGCGCAGCGGCTGGAGCAGCGCTGCAACTTTGACCTCGAAATGCTGGAAGCCACTGGCGTGTGCAACGGGATCGAAAACTATTCGCGCTACCTCACAGGCCGCGCTCCCGGCGAGCCGCCCCCCACCCTGTTCGAGTTCATCCCGGACAATGCCATCGTGTTCGCAGATGAGAGCCACGTCTCCGTCCCGCAGATCGGCGGCATGTATAAAGGCGACTACCGGCGCAAATTCACGCTGGCAGAGCATGGCTTCCGCCTGCCCTCCTGCATGGACAACCGCCCGCTGAAGTTCGAGGAATGGGACGCCATGCGCCCGCAATCCGTCTTCGTGTCCGCCACCCCCGCCGCGTGGGAAATCGAGCAGTCCGGCGGTGTCTTCGTCGAGCAGGTGATCCGGCCCACGGGCCTTCTGGATCCGATAATCGAAATCCGCCCTGTCGAGACGCAAGTTGATGACGTCATGGATGAAATTCGCAAGGTCACCGCCAAGGGGATGCGCACGTTGGTCACCACGTTGACCAAGCGCATGGCCGAGGACCTCACCGAATTTCTGCATGAAAACGGCATCAAGGTCCGCTACATGCACTCGGACATCGACACGATCGAGCGGATCGAAATCCTGCGCGACCTGCGCCTTGGGGCGTTCGACGTGCTGATCGGGATCAACCTGCTGCGGGAGGGTCTCGACATCCCCGAATGCGGCCTCGTCGCCATTCTGGACGCCGACAAGGAAGGCTTCCTGCGCTCCGAGACGTCGCTCATCCAGACCATCGGCCGCGCCGCGCGGAACGCCGACGGGCGCGTCATCATGTATGCCGACCGCATCACCGGCAGCATGGAGCGCGCCATGGGCGAAACCGACCGCCGCCGCGCCAAGCAGATCGCCTATAACGAGAAACACGGAATCACACCGGCCACCGTGAAGAAAAACGTCGAGGACATTCTGGCGGGCCTCTACAAAGGCGACGTCGACATGAACCGCGTCACCGCCAAGATCGACGCGCCCCTCGCCGGTGCCAATTTGCAAGCCGTTCTGGACGGTCTGCGCACCGATATGCGCAAGGCCGCCGAGAACCTGGAGTTCGAAGAAGCCGCGCGCCTGCGAGACGAGGTGAAGCGGCTGGAGACCGTCGATCTGGTGATCTCCGACGATCCGCTGGCGCGACAGTATGCTGTGGAGAAGGCCGTGGCCGACGGCCAGAAAATGAGCGGACGGTCTACGGCTGGCAGACCGGGGCAACGGGGTGGTGTTAAGGGACGAGGGAGGGGGAAGTGA
- a CDS encoding ETC complex I subunit, giving the protein MRARIYQPTKTAMQSGTAKTKNWVLEFVNETGRDVDPLMGWTSSADTQTQVKLFFDSKEAALDYAKDKGIDAVVTDPKKRKPVIRPGGYGENFATNRRGVWTH; this is encoded by the coding sequence ATGCGCGCACGCATCTATCAACCAACCAAAACTGCTATGCAATCGGGCACCGCAAAGACCAAGAATTGGGTTTTGGAGTTCGTGAACGAGACGGGCCGCGATGTGGATCCGTTAATGGGTTGGACCTCTTCCGCAGACACTCAAACGCAGGTGAAGTTGTTTTTTGACAGCAAAGAGGCCGCGCTGGATTATGCCAAAGACAAGGGCATTGATGCAGTGGTCACCGATCCTAAGAAGCGCAAGCCAGTGATCCGCCCGGGCGGCTATGGTGAGAATTTCGCGACCAACCGTCGTGGTGTTTGGACACACTAA
- a CDS encoding DMT family transporter produces the protein MERSILFAVVMMSFGMLLIPLGDSAGKLMSQHDVSPMFVTWTRYLIGLLILLPFSFNKNALRLLLNWRIWLRGLIQVVTILSILTALKTEPIANAYGAFFLGPMVSYVLSVWLLREQGNLGRIILLAIGLGGVFLVVKPGFGMTPGLAFAALAGLCYGMFLTASRWVAPLGRPVHVLLSQLVVGTILMTPFGLSNIPVLSLDITGLVLWSAIASMCGNLLLVLAYARAGASVLAPFVYMQLIGATAYGWMFFGDWPDTIAGLGLVVIFLSGFATLFLRKRPMPQLL, from the coding sequence ATGGAGCGTTCAATTCTCTTTGCTGTCGTTATGATGTCGTTTGGAATGCTGCTGATCCCGCTTGGGGATTCTGCGGGAAAACTGATGTCGCAACACGACGTCTCACCCATGTTTGTGACGTGGACGCGCTATCTAATCGGCCTTCTGATCCTGCTTCCTTTCTCCTTCAACAAGAACGCTTTGAGATTACTTCTGAATTGGCGCATCTGGCTAAGAGGGCTAATTCAGGTGGTCACAATTCTTTCAATCTTAACGGCTCTCAAGACCGAACCCATCGCAAATGCATATGGCGCGTTTTTCCTTGGACCTATGGTGAGTTACGTCCTGTCGGTATGGCTGCTGCGCGAACAGGGCAACTTAGGCCGGATTATTCTACTCGCTATCGGACTTGGGGGCGTCTTTCTGGTAGTCAAACCCGGCTTCGGCATGACCCCCGGACTAGCGTTCGCTGCGTTGGCGGGGCTCTGCTACGGAATGTTCCTCACCGCATCCCGTTGGGTAGCGCCCTTGGGCCGACCTGTTCACGTTTTGCTGTCTCAACTCGTGGTGGGCACAATACTCATGACCCCGTTCGGCCTTTCCAACATTCCCGTCCTTTCGCTCGACATCACTGGTTTGGTCTTGTGGTCTGCGATCGCCTCCATGTGCGGCAATCTTTTATTGGTGCTCGCCTACGCCCGTGCCGGAGCCTCGGTACTGGCGCCGTTTGTCTACATGCAGCTAATCGGGGCCACAGCTTATGGGTGGATGTTCTTCGGAGATTGGCCGGATACGATTGCGGGCTTGGGACTTGTAGTGATCTTCCTGTCGGGTTTTGCGACGCTGTTTCTTAGGAAGCGTCCCATGCCCCAGCTGCTCTGA